A single genomic interval of Spirosoma linguale DSM 74 harbors:
- a CDS encoding excinuclease ABC, A subunit (TIGRFAM: excinuclease ABC, A subunit~PFAM: ABC transporter related~KEGG: ppd:Ppro_3515 excinuclease ABC, A subunit) — protein MTQTTETERFSSVDQLDPKQFIIIKGAKVHNLKGIDVAIPRNKLVVLTGLSGSGKSSLAFDTLFAEGQRMYVESLSSYARQFLGRMEKPEVEYIKGVSPAIAIEQKVSTRNPRSTVGTSTEIYDYLKLLFARSGVTYSPISGHEVKKDTVTDVVNFMYGYEAGPGGAPQRVMIMAPLRIREGRTLAYELNILLQKGYTRIVADGGQDDAASSARQVLQIEDILENEGNYASLFADHASLEILVDRGTVLYDANGNPDEDNQYRFSDSVQTAFSEGEGTCRVDVVGKESRVFSDKFELDGIAFEEPSVNLFTFNNPYGACRRCDGFGKVLGIDPDLVVPDKNLSVFEGAIAPWRSEKMSEEFLKPLLKNGIRFDFPIHRPYKDLTPAEQELLWTGNKYFDGINAFFAFVESQTFKVQYRVMLSRYRGKTTCPECRGSRLRKDAGYVKVGGKSITDLVLMPLTHVTAFFQDLELPAHQQQVANRILIEIRNRLDFMERVGLGYLTLNRLTNTLSGGEYQRIKLATSLGSALVGSMYILDEPSIGLHPRDTQRLVSVLEALRDMGNTVIVVEHEEEVMRAADQLIDIGPDAGSLGGHLMFQGTWGDIKELGARSEERGVADASGSLHASATPHSSLLAPHSSSSHTIDFLTGRETVPVPTFRRKATNFIELKGARENNLKDVDVRFPLNTLTVVTGVSGSGKSTLIRKVLYPALMRQRGEGTEEAGRFDSLSGSLERISSVEMIDQNPIGKSSRSNPVTYIKAYDYLRQVMADQPVSKSRGYKPSHFSFNVDGGRCEVCQGEGEVKIEMQFMADIYLKCEGCGGKRFKQEVLEVTLHDKNISDILDMTVDEAIVFFRKVDNKMADKLQPLQDVGLGYIGLGQSANTLSGGEAQRVKLASFLGKGNPNKGSMLFIFDEPTTGLHFHDIRKLLAAINALVDQGDSVIIIEHNMEVIKNADHIIDIGPEGGETGGYIMFTGTPEEMVKLDDGNHTARYLKGKV, from the coding sequence ATGACTCAGACCACGGAAACCGAACGCTTTAGTTCCGTTGACCAGCTCGACCCCAAACAGTTCATTATCATTAAAGGGGCGAAAGTACATAATCTTAAAGGAATTGATGTTGCCATTCCGCGCAACAAATTAGTTGTCTTAACGGGGCTGTCTGGTTCGGGCAAATCGTCGCTGGCTTTCGATACGCTCTTTGCCGAGGGGCAGCGGATGTACGTCGAAAGCCTGAGCAGCTACGCCCGGCAGTTTCTGGGGCGGATGGAAAAGCCCGAGGTGGAGTACATCAAAGGGGTGTCGCCCGCTATTGCCATCGAGCAAAAAGTGTCGACCCGAAATCCGCGCTCAACCGTAGGGACCTCAACCGAAATCTACGACTACCTCAAGCTGCTTTTTGCCCGGTCCGGGGTTACGTATTCGCCTATTTCGGGCCATGAGGTGAAGAAAGATACCGTTACGGATGTCGTCAACTTCATGTATGGGTATGAGGCCGGTCCGGGTGGCGCTCCACAGCGGGTCATGATCATGGCTCCCCTGCGCATCCGCGAAGGCCGGACGCTGGCCTATGAACTTAATATCCTGCTGCAGAAAGGCTACACCCGTATTGTGGCGGATGGCGGTCAGGATGATGCCGCATCGTCGGCTCGGCAGGTGCTGCAAATCGAAGATATTTTAGAGAATGAAGGCAACTATGCCTCCCTCTTTGCGGATCACGCTTCTCTTGAGATTCTAGTTGACCGGGGAACGGTGCTGTACGATGCCAACGGTAACCCGGACGAAGACAACCAATACCGCTTTTCGGACTCCGTACAAACGGCGTTCAGCGAAGGGGAAGGTACCTGCCGGGTGGATGTGGTGGGTAAAGAGTCGCGGGTTTTCTCCGATAAATTTGAACTCGACGGGATTGCCTTCGAAGAGCCAAGTGTAAACCTGTTCACGTTCAACAATCCCTACGGAGCCTGCCGCCGGTGCGACGGCTTTGGAAAGGTGCTGGGCATCGACCCGGATTTAGTCGTTCCCGATAAAAACCTGTCGGTCTTTGAAGGAGCCATTGCGCCCTGGCGGAGCGAGAAAATGAGCGAGGAGTTTTTGAAACCGCTACTAAAGAACGGCATCCGATTCGATTTCCCGATTCATCGCCCATACAAAGACCTCACACCCGCCGAGCAGGAACTGCTCTGGACCGGCAACAAGTATTTCGATGGAATCAACGCGTTCTTTGCCTTCGTGGAAAGTCAGACTTTCAAGGTGCAGTACCGCGTCATGCTGTCGCGCTACCGGGGAAAAACGACTTGTCCCGAGTGCCGGGGCTCGCGCTTGCGGAAAGATGCGGGCTATGTAAAAGTAGGCGGGAAATCCATTACCGACCTTGTGCTCATGCCCCTCACGCACGTCACTGCGTTCTTCCAAGACCTGGAACTGCCCGCCCATCAGCAACAGGTGGCCAACCGAATTTTGATCGAAATTCGTAATCGGCTCGACTTTATGGAGCGTGTTGGACTTGGTTACCTGACCCTCAACCGCCTGACCAATACGCTGTCGGGTGGCGAATATCAGCGCATTAAGCTGGCCACCTCCCTTGGCTCGGCGCTGGTGGGATCGATGTATATTCTGGATGAACCCAGTATTGGCTTGCATCCCCGCGATACCCAGCGGCTGGTGAGCGTACTGGAAGCCCTCCGCGACATGGGCAACACGGTTATTGTGGTCGAACACGAAGAAGAGGTGATGCGTGCCGCCGACCAGCTCATCGACATCGGCCCCGACGCCGGTTCGCTGGGCGGCCATCTGATGTTTCAGGGCACATGGGGGGATATTAAGGAGCTAGGAGCGAGGAGCGAGGAGCGAGGAGTTGCTGACGCGTCTGGTTCGCTGCATGCGTCAGCAACTCCTCACTCCTCACTCCTCGCTCCTCACTCCTCCTCTTCACACACCATCGACTTTCTCACGGGCCGTGAAACCGTTCCGGTGCCGACGTTCCGGCGGAAGGCGACCAACTTTATTGAACTGAAAGGCGCTCGGGAGAATAACCTTAAGGATGTAGACGTGCGGTTTCCGCTCAATACGCTTACCGTTGTAACGGGCGTGTCGGGTTCGGGGAAGAGTACGCTGATCCGGAAAGTGCTGTACCCCGCCCTCATGCGGCAACGGGGCGAAGGCACCGAAGAGGCTGGTAGATTCGATAGTCTGAGCGGTTCGCTCGAGCGGATCTCGTCGGTTGAAATGATTGACCAGAACCCGATTGGTAAATCGAGCCGGTCGAATCCGGTTACCTATATTAAAGCATACGATTACCTCCGGCAGGTAATGGCCGACCAACCCGTATCAAAATCGCGCGGGTACAAGCCCAGTCATTTCTCGTTCAACGTGGATGGCGGGCGTTGTGAGGTATGCCAGGGTGAGGGTGAAGTGAAAATCGAGATGCAGTTCATGGCCGACATTTACCTCAAGTGCGAAGGCTGTGGCGGCAAACGCTTCAAGCAGGAAGTGCTGGAGGTAACCCTGCACGATAAAAACATCTCGGATATACTCGATATGACGGTCGACGAAGCCATTGTCTTCTTCCGCAAGGTAGATAACAAAATGGCCGATAAATTGCAGCCCCTTCAGGATGTAGGATTAGGCTATATTGGTCTGGGGCAGTCGGCTAATACGCTGTCGGGTGGCGAAGCCCAACGGGTAAAACTGGCATCGTTCCTCGGCAAAGGCAATCCCAACAAAGGCAGCATGCTGTTCATCTTCGACGAACCCACAACGGGGCTGCACTTCCACGATATTCGTAAGTTGCTGGCGGCCATCAACGCGCTGGTCGATCAGGGCGACTCGGTAATTATCATCGAGCACAACATGGAAGTCATCAAAAACGCCGACCATATTATCGACATCGGTCCCGAAGGGGGCGAAACCGGTGGTTATATCATGTTCACCGGCACCCCCGAAGAGATGGTAAAGCTGGACGATGGTAATCACACCGCCCGTTACCTCAAGGGGAAAGTATAG
- a CDS encoding MgtC/SapB transporter (PFAM: MgtC/SapB transporter~KEGG: pfl:PFL_4077 MgtC family protein): MIEMDFAQEDLIRLIVALVIGGTIGAEREYNGKSAGLRTMIMICVGSALFTMISGRIGGTGDRIAANIVNGIGFLGAGIIFREDNRVKGLTTAATVWAVSALGMCVGAGHYDIAIIGFIFILGSLLLLLSLSSRIQKMNQTRDYKIVTAFHNKTLKQYEDLFSEFNLKSNRHQQQRIGTEIIGNWRVSGSEQNHEKCIKRLLRDPEVKEFTF, translated from the coding sequence ATGATAGAAATGGATTTTGCACAGGAAGACCTTATTCGTTTGATCGTTGCGCTGGTCATTGGTGGAACAATAGGTGCCGAGCGGGAGTACAACGGTAAGTCGGCCGGGTTGCGAACGATGATTATGATTTGCGTGGGCTCCGCACTGTTCACCATGATTTCGGGTCGTATTGGCGGAACCGGCGACCGCATTGCGGCTAACATTGTGAATGGTATCGGCTTCCTGGGGGCGGGCATCATTTTTCGGGAAGATAACCGGGTCAAAGGGCTAACCACGGCCGCTACCGTTTGGGCGGTGTCGGCGTTGGGTATGTGTGTAGGGGCGGGCCATTACGATATTGCCATAATTGGGTTTATCTTTATTCTTGGATCGCTGCTCCTGCTGCTCAGCTTATCGAGCCGTATCCAGAAAATGAACCAAACGCGTGATTATAAGATTGTAACAGCATTTCATAACAAGACGCTGAAGCAATACGAAGACCTTTTCAGTGAGTTCAACCTTAAGTCGAACCGCCACCAGCAACAGCGCATTGGCACCGAAATTATTGGCAACTGGCGGGTTAGCGGTTCCGAGCAAAATCATGAAAAGTGCATTAAACGTTTGTTGAGAGACCCTGAGGTAAAAGAATTTACCTTCTGA
- a CDS encoding membrane bound O-acyl transferase MBOAT family protein (PFAM: membrane bound O-acyl transferase MBOAT family protein~KEGG: lpf:lpl2129 hypothetical protein) translates to MLFSSAIFLFLYLPSFLIVYYLLPKRWHNPFLFFASLLFYAWGEGPVVLVLLLSALINYIAGRLIEQGRRQTGLWLSLIGSLSLLFYYKYANFFVDSIRGTAEIFALPIGQSLTLGHIALPIGISFYTFQGISYTLDIYWGRIKANRSFLDYGTYVAMFPHQIAGPIVRYADIAPELADRSTTLEKFGVGAERFILGLAKKVLLANTFASLADTIFNAPATSYGTATAWLGIIGYSLQIYFDFSGYSDMAIGLGKMIGFDFKENFNYPYVARSIQDFWRRWHISLSSWFRDYVYIPLGGNRASKLRTYRNLLIVFFVTGLWHGASWNFIIWGLFHGLFLLVERAGLGKRLERVWAPITHVYTVLVVLVGWVFFRVETLPEAIHYLQKMIGLGTQPTGIMAYPLAYFLNAELIISLLIGIILTTPVYPYFQRGLERLTARLAPVGVFINSLYVAGLFGLFVLAVMYLAADTYNPFIYFRF, encoded by the coding sequence ATGCTGTTTAGCTCAGCAATATTTTTGTTTCTGTATCTGCCCTCCTTCCTGATTGTCTATTACCTGTTACCGAAGCGCTGGCATAACCCCTTTCTGTTTTTTGCCAGCTTACTGTTTTATGCCTGGGGAGAAGGTCCGGTTGTGTTGGTGCTCCTGCTCTCCGCTTTAATTAATTACATAGCAGGCCGTCTGATTGAACAAGGTCGGCGCCAGACCGGCTTATGGCTGTCGCTCATCGGTAGCCTGTCGCTGCTCTTTTATTACAAGTACGCTAATTTCTTCGTTGATTCCATTCGCGGCACTGCCGAAATCTTTGCCTTACCCATTGGCCAAAGCCTGACGCTCGGCCACATTGCCTTGCCAATCGGTATTAGCTTTTACACGTTTCAGGGTATTTCCTACACCCTCGACATTTACTGGGGACGGATAAAAGCCAACCGGAGTTTTCTGGATTATGGCACCTACGTAGCCATGTTTCCGCACCAGATAGCCGGGCCTATTGTCCGTTACGCCGATATTGCTCCCGAACTGGCCGACCGGTCCACTACCCTGGAGAAGTTCGGTGTGGGCGCGGAGCGATTTATTCTGGGACTGGCCAAGAAAGTACTGCTGGCCAACACCTTCGCCAGTCTGGCCGATACCATTTTCAATGCCCCGGCTACCAGTTACGGCACGGCAACTGCCTGGCTGGGTATTATCGGCTATTCGCTCCAGATTTATTTCGATTTCTCAGGCTACTCCGACATGGCCATTGGGCTTGGCAAAATGATTGGGTTCGACTTTAAAGAGAACTTCAACTACCCCTACGTTGCCCGTTCCATCCAAGACTTCTGGCGTCGGTGGCATATTTCATTATCGAGCTGGTTTCGCGATTACGTGTATATTCCCCTAGGTGGCAATCGAGCCAGCAAACTGCGCACCTACCGCAACCTGCTTATCGTGTTTTTTGTGACCGGACTATGGCATGGAGCAAGCTGGAATTTCATCATCTGGGGGCTGTTTCACGGCCTGTTTCTGCTGGTAGAACGAGCGGGACTCGGCAAACGTCTGGAACGGGTATGGGCCCCTATCACGCACGTCTACACGGTGTTGGTTGTGCTGGTTGGCTGGGTGTTTTTCCGGGTCGAGACATTGCCGGAAGCCATTCACTACCTACAGAAAATGATCGGACTGGGCACTCAGCCAACGGGCATCATGGCTTATCCGCTGGCTTATTTTCTGAATGCCGAATTAATCATTTCGCTATTGATCGGTATTATCCTGACAACGCCTGTTTACCCCTATTTTCAGCGGGGTCTGGAGCGGCTGACAGCCCGGCTGGCCCCCGTTGGCGTTTTCATTAACTCGCTGTATGTAGCCGGTCTGTTTGGCTTGTTTGTGTTAGCCGTTATGTATCTGGCCGCCGACACGTATAACCCGTTTATTTATTTCCGCTTTTAA
- a CDS encoding hypothetical protein (KEGG: rpt:Rpal_2847 alginate O-acetyltransferase AlgJ), with product MNSSRTRIIAVVFFLFLFLPTVDQLLGLSSRFSSTENRKLNGMPALNFPHLRSFVKQFDHYYKENFGWRNALFYVYSRWKFNILGESPLPEKVVVGKNGWLYLGNSYNKVIDQHRGLQPLSLDSARRIASHLMQRQQELARQGVQLYVLVAPDSHTIYPEYLPDHLQQSTAPSRLDVLKQAINQTNLRFVDIRDTLRAAKRDHVVYYQTDTHWNEYGTLIGSAFLLNRIRQEQPAIPPVRLSDYHIEKQLGGAGDLTTMLTLQDEQRDTIYYYIKPIPSRAARQTAQIPNEETGYPATRFSGPGAGRLLVIGDSFSHGLMNYLPGYFRESYFIRGRYLDPAVIKAEKPTVVVIEVVERNINQLATF from the coding sequence ATGAATAGCAGCCGTACCCGTATCATCGCTGTCGTTTTTTTCCTTTTCCTTTTCCTGCCGACGGTCGATCAGCTACTTGGCCTGTCGTCCCGATTCAGCAGTACCGAGAACAGGAAACTGAATGGGATGCCCGCGCTGAACTTTCCGCACCTTCGCAGCTTTGTCAAACAGTTTGACCATTATTACAAAGAGAATTTTGGCTGGCGGAATGCGCTGTTTTATGTCTACAGCCGCTGGAAGTTTAATATTCTGGGAGAATCGCCCCTACCCGAAAAGGTAGTTGTGGGTAAGAATGGCTGGCTGTATCTGGGCAATAGCTACAACAAAGTCATTGACCAGCACCGGGGTCTGCAACCGCTTTCGCTGGATTCGGCCCGTCGGATTGCCAGCCATCTGATGCAGCGCCAGCAGGAACTGGCCCGTCAGGGCGTCCAACTCTACGTTCTGGTAGCTCCCGATTCGCACACCATTTACCCCGAGTACCTTCCCGACCATTTACAACAAAGCACCGCCCCATCGCGACTGGATGTTCTCAAGCAGGCCATTAACCAGACTAACCTTCGCTTTGTCGATATTCGGGATACGCTTCGGGCCGCCAAACGAGACCATGTGGTGTATTACCAGACCGATACGCACTGGAACGAATACGGAACCCTGATCGGCAGTGCATTCCTACTAAACCGGATTCGGCAGGAGCAGCCCGCTATTCCTCCCGTTCGGCTGTCGGATTACCACATAGAAAAGCAATTGGGCGGGGCCGGTGACCTGACCACCATGCTGACGCTTCAGGATGAGCAGCGGGATACGATCTATTATTACATAAAACCCATCCCCAGCCGGGCCGCACGGCAAACGGCCCAGATTCCGAACGAAGAGACGGGGTACCCAGCCACCCGGTTTTCAGGACCGGGCGCGGGTCGGCTGTTAGTCATCGGCGATTCATTCAGTCACGGGCTTATGAACTACCTGCCCGGCTATTTTCGTGAATCCTATTTTATCCGGGGCCGCTACCTGGACCCTGCGGTTATAAAAGCGGAGAAGCCCACCGTTGTCGTCATTGAAGTCGTAGAACGCAACATTAACCAGTTAGCCACTTTTTAG
- a CDS encoding hypothetical protein (KEGG: glo:Glov_1456 hypothetical protein) translates to MTCGNVFRVISAIGLLGAQLCLAQKNSSPTLTGPVTKPVSLSIQGNKISYYSTGQDGSGHVPAPASFLRQTSSNRYAVAARPLAPTAQFIVNYTNFTAEARRAFQYAVDIWSTLIVSPVPIRIQANWVSQEPNLLGSAGPASYRYSFDGSQKVRAFYPVALAEKIARRELNNPTDPDIIADFNRNNNWYYGTDGKTPKGQTDLVTAVLHELAHGLGFIGFFSVESGKGDQGNGQYLADLPSVYDCFIENGLRKRLITSQADYPNNSIALNRQLTGGDLYLNGTVLRQTSGLRLKLNAQAQFDRAANVYHLNEDIYPTGTINSLMSARLAQGQSMHTPGPLVLAFFSDLEWKTTSVLHEPVLNVEENRDFVFSVRVISDTTLIPGSVRLFYRKSVPTAKDTVATAVSPVRVGSTDEYRYTLPASQASGDTWYYFQAQDASERTFTNPGKFTTGSQTWHHMRVGPDNTPPVIQYSPSKYTILSTTVADSLPIYARIADDRSGIGAAYVEYQINGVAQPSRQLRYGRRTVNNAIYDSVYSTRIDFPANSLKAGDRLTYRIVARDSSRSKNQQVNPVTGFHELRVVAPQPVRDQYINTFDNVATAGDFAGSGFSLATPVGFGSGAIHSEHPYRNGADFRGQSSFEYVLLSPIRIKANPDSAVIRFDEVVLVEPGTPGSKPGDATFYDYVVVEGSTDNGRTWTALVDAYSSADKTDWLTAYKAKLISGLDGEQNSETIGVPALLRHRDISILKPGSPFRAGDQLLIRFRLVSDQLAYGWGWAVDNLRIQAPPAPLVLAEEPASAGVFLVYPNPVTNGAVQVNVDLTTNVSDVQLRMIGPTGQVLRQQTLPVSGKKVRQQLDLSHMASGLYIWQLAVGDAVLTQKVLLVN, encoded by the coding sequence ATGACTTGTGGGAATGTGTTCCGGGTAATAAGTGCAATCGGACTGTTGGGAGCGCAGCTGTGTCTGGCCCAAAAGAACAGTTCTCCTACGCTGACGGGGCCGGTCACGAAGCCGGTCAGCCTGTCGATTCAGGGAAATAAGATCAGCTATTATTCAACCGGTCAGGATGGGTCGGGGCATGTTCCGGCCCCGGCGTCGTTTCTTCGGCAAACCAGCTCTAATCGGTACGCCGTCGCGGCCCGTCCGCTGGCACCCACAGCACAATTTATTGTTAATTATACCAATTTCACGGCCGAAGCCAGACGCGCTTTTCAGTATGCCGTCGATATATGGTCGACGCTGATTGTCTCGCCCGTGCCCATTCGGATTCAGGCCAACTGGGTGTCGCAGGAACCCAACCTGCTGGGCTCGGCGGGTCCGGCGTCCTATCGCTACAGCTTCGATGGTAGTCAGAAAGTACGCGCGTTTTACCCGGTAGCCCTCGCCGAAAAAATAGCCCGGCGGGAATTAAATAACCCAACCGATCCCGACATCATTGCAGATTTCAACCGAAACAATAACTGGTATTACGGAACGGATGGTAAAACGCCCAAAGGACAGACGGATCTGGTAACGGCCGTGCTGCACGAACTGGCACACGGACTGGGGTTTATCGGGTTCTTTAGCGTCGAAAGCGGCAAGGGCGATCAGGGGAATGGTCAATACCTGGCCGATCTGCCTTCTGTTTATGATTGTTTCATTGAAAATGGGCTTCGAAAGCGGCTGATCACGTCGCAGGCCGATTACCCGAACAACTCAATTGCACTGAATCGGCAACTGACGGGTGGCGATCTATACCTGAATGGAACGGTACTGCGCCAGACAAGTGGCCTCCGGCTAAAGCTGAACGCGCAGGCTCAGTTTGATCGGGCAGCCAATGTTTACCACTTAAACGAAGATATTTACCCGACCGGCACCATCAACTCGCTGATGAGCGCCCGGCTGGCGCAGGGCCAGTCGATGCACACGCCCGGCCCGCTGGTACTGGCGTTCTTCTCGGATTTGGAGTGGAAAACGACTTCGGTTTTGCACGAACCCGTTTTGAATGTTGAAGAGAACCGGGATTTTGTGTTCAGCGTACGGGTCATCAGCGATACAACCCTCATACCCGGCTCCGTTCGGTTATTCTACCGAAAAAGTGTGCCTACCGCCAAGGATACAGTGGCCACCGCCGTGTCGCCCGTTCGGGTGGGCAGTACCGACGAGTACCGGTATACATTGCCCGCTTCACAGGCTTCGGGCGATACCTGGTATTACTTCCAGGCGCAGGATGCATCGGAACGTACGTTTACCAATCCGGGTAAGTTTACAACCGGGTCGCAAACCTGGCACCATATGCGGGTTGGCCCCGACAATACACCGCCTGTTATTCAGTACAGCCCCTCAAAATATACTATTCTGTCGACGACGGTGGCGGATAGCTTGCCCATCTACGCCCGTATTGCCGACGACCGGAGTGGTATCGGGGCCGCCTATGTCGAATACCAAATCAATGGAGTAGCCCAGCCCAGTCGACAGCTGCGATACGGTCGCCGGACGGTCAATAATGCTATTTACGATAGCGTCTACTCGACCCGGATCGACTTTCCCGCTAACTCGTTAAAAGCCGGGGACAGGCTTACGTATCGGATTGTCGCCAGAGATTCGTCGCGGAGTAAGAACCAGCAAGTCAATCCGGTCACCGGCTTTCATGAACTGAGGGTTGTTGCTCCGCAGCCGGTGCGCGATCAGTACATCAATACATTCGATAATGTGGCCACGGCCGGTGATTTCGCGGGATCAGGGTTCAGTCTGGCGACGCCGGTAGGGTTTGGGAGCGGGGCCATTCATTCCGAGCATCCATATCGGAATGGTGCTGATTTTCGGGGCCAGAGCAGTTTCGAGTACGTGTTGCTGTCGCCCATCCGCATTAAAGCCAATCCGGATAGTGCCGTTATTCGATTCGATGAGGTGGTACTGGTAGAACCCGGCACCCCCGGAAGTAAACCCGGCGACGCGACCTTCTACGATTATGTGGTTGTTGAAGGCTCCACCGATAATGGCCGAACCTGGACAGCCCTGGTAGATGCCTATAGTTCCGCCGATAAAACCGACTGGCTTACTGCCTACAAGGCGAAATTAATTTCCGGGCTGGATGGCGAGCAGAACTCCGAAACAATTGGTGTCCCGGCCCTTCTCCGCCATCGGGATATATCAATCCTGAAGCCAGGAAGCCCTTTTCGGGCGGGTGATCAGCTTTTGATCCGGTTTCGGCTGGTATCCGACCAACTGGCGTATGGCTGGGGTTGGGCAGTCGATAATCTCCGTATTCAGGCCCCTCCCGCACCGCTCGTGCTGGCTGAAGAACCCGCATCGGCAGGGGTATTTCTGGTTTATCCCAATCCGGTCACCAACGGTGCGGTACAAGTGAATGTTGACCTGACAACCAATGTTTCGGACGTTCAACTGCGAATGATCGGCCCCACGGGCCAGGTATTGCGTCAGCAGACACTGCCGGTCAGCGGTAAAAAAGTGCGTCAGCAACTTGACTTGAGCCATATGGCGTCGGGCCTATACATCTGGCAACTAGCTGTCGGCGATGCTGTGTTGACACAGAAGGTCCTGTTGGTGAATTAG
- a CDS encoding methionine-R-sulfoxide reductase (KEGG: gur:Gura_4073 methionine-R-sulfoxide reductase~TIGRFAM: methionine-R-sulfoxide reductase~PFAM: Methionine sulfoxide reductase B), giving the protein MIQKVIKTDEQWRQLLTPEQYRVARGKGTERAFSGEYCEAHDPGLYACVCCGTELFESTTKFESGTGWPSFTEPIEQERVRLEKDYSYGMSRVEVLCNICDAHLGHVFNDGPPPGGLRYCLNSVSLVLKRAADAE; this is encoded by the coding sequence ATGATTCAAAAAGTTATCAAGACGGACGAACAGTGGCGGCAGTTACTGACACCGGAACAATACCGGGTAGCGCGCGGCAAAGGGACCGAGCGGGCATTTTCGGGCGAGTACTGCGAAGCGCACGACCCCGGTCTCTATGCCTGCGTATGCTGTGGTACAGAACTGTTCGAGTCGACAACCAAGTTCGAGTCGGGAACGGGCTGGCCTAGTTTTACCGAACCCATTGAACAAGAGCGCGTCCGTCTCGAAAAAGATTATAGCTACGGCATGTCGCGGGTTGAAGTATTGTGCAACATTTGCGATGCTCACCTGGGGCATGTGTTCAACGATGGCCCTCCACCGGGCGGCCTGCGCTACTGCCTGAACTCGGTATCGCTGGTACTCAAGCGAGCCGCCGACGCTGAATAA